Proteins from one Desulfonema limicola genomic window:
- a CDS encoding DUF4412 domain-containing protein yields MKKRIFMALGTIILSLYFISTGFAAEFAADMITEMPGGKDRGRIYFKNPDISRTELMGGLINITKRPLVYQLFTDTKKYYVNDITKDKNNNMADVRTIEEWIEKNELKKTGTEKKAGYNCTIYQGIIKYSDAQPDEYPTKIWYSKELEYPVRTETALPEPMGMIVSYLENIKPGKQPDSLFEIPSNYKKAGSIEEAAGAADINLPFLNQENTENPQQKMPSKEDMEKMMQQMQKMQKMMEQGKDQ; encoded by the coding sequence ATGAAAAAAAGAATATTTATGGCACTGGGAACTATTATCTTATCTCTTTATTTTATCAGCACCGGATTTGCAGCAGAATTTGCAGCAGATATGATTACTGAAATGCCGGGCGGTAAAGACCGGGGCAGGATTTATTTTAAAAATCCTGATATTTCAAGAACTGAATTAATGGGAGGATTAATAAACATAACCAAAAGACCCCTTGTTTATCAGCTTTTTACTGATACAAAAAAATATTATGTAAATGATATAACTAAAGATAAAAACAATAATATGGCTGATGTCAGGACAATTGAAGAGTGGATAGAAAAAAATGAATTAAAGAAAACAGGAACAGAAAAAAAAGCAGGATATAACTGCACCATATATCAGGGCATTATAAAATATTCCGATGCCCAGCCTGATGAATATCCCACAAAGATATGGTATTCAAAAGAACTGGAATATCCTGTAAGAACTGAAACCGCTTTGCCTGAGCCAATGGGAATGATTGTCAGTTATCTTGAAAATATTAAGCCTGGAAAACAGCCAGACAGTCTTTTTGAAATTCCCTCTAATTATAAAAAAGCAGGCAGTATTGAAGAAGCTGCGGGAGCAGCAGATATTAACCTGCCTTTTTTAAACCAGGAAAACACTGAAAATCCTCAGCAGAAAATGCCGTCTAAGGAAGATATGGAAAAAATGATGCAGCAGATGCAGAAAATGCAGAAGATGATGGAACAGGGAAAAGATCAATAA
- a CDS encoding substrate-binding periplasmic protein — MKNLSLSQLQKNYLFIKIALILFLLCPLPSTAQELDKITEISIVTPQWDEQTNNDGTGLFFEIIKTVYEPAGIKMKYSFVPWKRAQMMVSSTQADAMVCVWKEHALEEKQLIPVYPMFIEYTAAVYKKETIKTWEGIKTLNDKNAVWLRGYDYHTSLYLKDINFKQRGEVDDYSQAWSLIDKGRYDVYIDALIDLHKYIRHNKLDMTSYSLEILWGEKAYPAFSNTEKSKKLIKIFETRIIELHKSGQLKQLYDKWHVKYPEEAWNN, encoded by the coding sequence ATGAAAAATTTATCATTATCACAACTTCAAAAAAATTACCTGTTTATTAAAATCGCACTTATTTTATTTTTATTATGTCCCCTGCCGTCAACGGCTCAGGAGCTGGATAAAATAACTGAAATCAGCATTGTAACTCCCCAGTGGGACGAACAGACAAATAATGATGGAACAGGACTTTTTTTTGAAATTATTAAAACTGTATATGAACCTGCCGGAATAAAAATGAAATACAGCTTTGTTCCCTGGAAACGCGCTCAAATGATGGTAAGCTCGACCCAGGCTGATGCTATGGTTTGTGTATGGAAGGAACATGCTCTTGAAGAAAAACAGCTTATTCCTGTTTATCCCATGTTTATTGAATATACTGCTGCAGTTTATAAAAAAGAAACCATAAAAACCTGGGAAGGCATTAAAACCCTTAATGACAAAAACGCAGTCTGGCTCAGGGGGTATGATTATCATACTTCTTTATATTTAAAAGACATAAACTTTAAACAAAGAGGAGAAGTTGATGATTACTCCCAGGCATGGAGTCTTATAGATAAAGGAAGATATGATGTTTATATAGATGCACTTATTGATCTGCACAAATATATAAGGCACAATAAACTGGACATGACTTCTTATTCACTGGAAATCCTCTGGGGTGAAAAAGCATATCCAGCTTTTTCAAATACTGAAAAATCAAAAAAACTTATTAAAATTTTTGAAACCCGGATAATTGAACTGCACAAATCAGGGCAATTAAAACAATTATATGATAAGTGGCATGTTAAATATCCTGAAGAAGCATGGAATAATTAA
- a CDS encoding endonuclease Q family protein encodes MKFIADLHVHSKFSMAAAKNFDLEHLYIGASLKGIGLIATGDFTHPAWFAEIQEKLVPAEPGLFRLKDNISKQCNKHIPVSCQNKVRFILETEISSIYKKNGKTRKNHNLVYMPDIETAARFNGKLNALGNIKSDGRPILGLDAKNLLEIMLESSGNSFLIPAHIWTPWFSVLGSKSGFDSIEECFEDLSSEIFALETGLSSDIPMNCRISSLDSRTLISNSDAHSPFFIGRNANIFNTELCFSGIKSALNKKDINHDKTWLGTLDLYPEEGKYHMDGHRKCGICLHPFESIANNSLCPVCSRPLTLGVLHRVEALADRPPGVSPEKVPHFQYIIPLAEILSEIFNKGPKTKTVQRQYDLAVEKLGPELDILINTPLEKIADTGIFLLDEAVKRMRNKEIHISPGYDGVFGRIKVFNPGEINIIKQQRKKK; translated from the coding sequence ATGAAGTTTATTGCAGACCTGCATGTCCATTCCAAATTTTCAATGGCAGCAGCAAAAAATTTTGATCTTGAGCATCTTTATATTGGTGCCAGTCTGAAAGGAATTGGCTTAATAGCTACCGGCGATTTTACCCATCCAGCCTGGTTTGCTGAAATACAGGAAAAACTTGTGCCGGCAGAACCAGGACTTTTCCGCCTTAAAGACAATATTTCAAAACAATGCAATAAACATATTCCTGTATCCTGCCAAAATAAAGTACGGTTTATCCTTGAAACTGAAATCAGCAGTATTTATAAAAAAAATGGAAAAACAAGGAAAAATCATAACCTGGTTTATATGCCTGATATTGAAACTGCTGCCCGTTTTAATGGAAAACTGAATGCTCTGGGAAATATCAAATCTGATGGAAGACCCATACTCGGCCTGGATGCAAAAAATCTTCTTGAGATCATGCTGGAATCTTCCGGCAATTCCTTTCTTATTCCTGCCCATATCTGGACCCCCTGGTTTTCAGTTCTTGGTTCAAAATCAGGATTTGACAGTATTGAGGAATGTTTTGAAGACCTTTCATCTGAAATCTTTGCACTGGAAACAGGCCTGTCATCAGATATACCCATGAACTGCCGAATATCAAGCCTGGATTCACGAACCCTGATATCAAATTCAGATGCTCATTCACCTTTTTTTATAGGACGCAATGCAAATATATTCAACACAGAACTTTGTTTTTCAGGGATAAAATCAGCTTTAAACAAAAAAGATATAAATCATGATAAAACATGGCTGGGCACCCTTGATCTTTATCCTGAAGAAGGAAAATATCATATGGACGGGCATAGAAAATGCGGCATCTGCCTGCATCCATTTGAAAGCATTGCAAACAATTCCCTTTGCCCGGTCTGCAGCAGGCCCTTAACCCTTGGAGTTCTTCACAGAGTTGAAGCCTTAGCTGACCGGCCCCCGGGTGTCAGTCCTGAAAAAGTCCCGCATTTTCAATATATAATTCCTCTTGCAGAAATACTTTCTGAAATATTTAATAAAGGCCCAAAAACAAAGACAGTTCAAAGGCAGTATGACCTGGCTGTTGAAAAATTAGGGCCTGAGCTGGATATTCTTATAAATACACCTCTTGAAAAAATTGCAGACACAGGTATTTTTCTTCTTGATGAAGCAGTAAAAAGAATGCGGAACAAAGAGATTCATATTTCTCCAGGCTATGACGGAGTCTTTGGCAGGATTAAAGTCTTTAATCCTGGAGAAATTAATATAATAAAACAGCAAAGGAAGAAAAAATGA
- a CDS encoding TSUP family transporter produces the protein MNIIQLCPETIAILFFTGLLAGFVDSIAGGGGLITLPVLLSVGLPPQAALGTNKLQGTFGTLSAAYNFIHKGEADLKKSSTGILFTFIGAAMGSFTIQLLDPGFIRHLVPVLLFIVLAYTMFSPRLGYENQEPKMAQNLFFIVFGLGLGFYDGFFGPGTGSFWTSGVCIFLGYNMIKAAGITRIMNFTSNIAALSFFIIGKNVSWTAGIWMAAGQVIGARIGSDMAIKKGAGFIRPIFMTVAALTIIRLFYKS, from the coding sequence GTGAATATAATTCAGCTTTGCCCGGAAACTATTGCTATTTTATTTTTTACCGGGCTTTTAGCAGGTTTTGTTGACTCCATTGCAGGGGGGGGAGGCTTGATTACCCTGCCTGTGCTTTTATCTGTGGGACTGCCGCCCCAGGCTGCTCTTGGAACTAACAAACTGCAGGGAACTTTTGGAACCCTGTCAGCAGCATATAATTTTATCCATAAAGGAGAAGCTGATTTAAAAAAAAGCAGCACCGGGATTTTATTTACTTTTATTGGCGCAGCTATGGGGTCTTTTACAATCCAGCTTCTTGATCCTGGATTTATCAGGCATCTTGTACCTGTATTATTATTTATAGTTCTTGCATATACAATGTTTTCTCCAAGACTGGGTTATGAAAACCAGGAACCCAAAATGGCACAAAATCTTTTTTTCATTGTCTTTGGGCTTGGACTGGGATTTTATGATGGATTTTTCGGACCTGGAACCGGCTCTTTCTGGACATCAGGGGTTTGTATATTTCTGGGCTATAACATGATAAAAGCTGCAGGTATTACAAGAATTATGAACTTTACCAGCAATATTGCGGCTTTAAGCTTTTTTATAATAGGGAAAAATGTGTCATGGACAGCCGGAATCTGGATGGCTGCAGGCCAGGTTATAGGTGCCCGTATTGGTTCTGATATGGCTATAAAAAAAGGAGCTGGATTTATAAGACCCATATTTATGACAGTTGCAGCACTTACCATTATCAGGCTGTTTTACAAATCCTGA
- a CDS encoding TIGR00730 family Rossman fold protein → MNKDKPFTSVSRPKILHFHESNGPVDEAIYGLMEKAGGIRQHKYIREMIIAALKAGQEDEDQADLRLMNTTLKEMRFTAKIFGPYREVKKVTVFGSARIMPDVAAYQAAVLLGKKLQEAGYMVITGGGPGIMQAVNEGAGARYSFGINIQLPFEQKTNHIVDGNPKSITYKYFFNRKVAFIKEAHAVVLFPGGFGTLDEAMEVLTLVQTGKRNLIPLILIDPPGSSYWKTWIDFLQQELMVQGYINPPDFNLFHLADNAQQAVDLINQFYKRFHSLVYAGKKLVIRMNSKISENKILKLNASFSDILVHGGKIISSGPLPEELDESGMDHLPRIIVDFDRLNFGRLRKMIDVINSDEFDTQ, encoded by the coding sequence ATGAACAAAGATAAACCATTTACTAGTGTTTCAAGACCCAAGATACTTCATTTTCATGAATCAAACGGGCCTGTTGATGAAGCTATTTATGGACTTATGGAAAAGGCAGGCGGGATTCGCCAGCATAAATATATCAGGGAGATGATTATAGCTGCCTTGAAAGCTGGTCAGGAAGATGAAGACCAGGCTGATCTCAGGCTTATGAATACCACTCTTAAAGAAATGAGGTTTACAGCCAAGATTTTCGGCCCTTACCGGGAGGTAAAAAAAGTAACTGTGTTTGGTTCTGCCAGGATAATGCCTGATGTAGCTGCTTATCAAGCTGCTGTATTATTAGGTAAAAAACTTCAGGAGGCCGGATATATGGTAATAACAGGAGGAGGTCCCGGTATTATGCAGGCTGTTAATGAAGGAGCCGGGGCAAGGTATTCTTTTGGCATAAATATCCAGCTTCCCTTTGAGCAGAAAACCAACCACATAGTTGACGGCAATCCTAAAAGTATTACTTATAAATATTTTTTTAACCGGAAGGTAGCTTTTATAAAGGAAGCCCATGCAGTAGTGCTTTTTCCAGGAGGATTTGGAACTCTTGATGAAGCAATGGAGGTTTTAACCCTTGTACAGACTGGAAAACGAAATCTCATCCCCCTGATACTGATTGATCCTCCTGGGAGCAGTTACTGGAAAACATGGATTGATTTTTTACAACAAGAGCTTATGGTTCAAGGATATATAAACCCCCCTGATTTTAACCTGTTTCACCTGGCTGATAATGCACAACAGGCTGTTGATTTAATAAATCAATTCTATAAAAGATTTCACAGTCTGGTTTATGCGGGGAAAAAACTTGTAATACGAATGAATTCCAAAATCTCTGAAAATAAAATCCTGAAGCTTAATGCCTCTTTTTCTGATATTCTTGTTCATGGAGGCAAGATCATCAGTTCAGGTCCCCTGCCTGAAGAATTAGATGAATCAGGCATGGATCATCTTCCGAGGATTATAGTGGATTTTGACAGATTAAATTTTGGAAGGCTGAGAAAAATGATTGATGTGATTAATAGTGATGAATTTGATACTCAATAA
- a CDS encoding retropepsin-like aspartic protease: MRSKTQRFPFSETQARGSLPYLPLKLNYQNNSADLIGILDTGASVSVLPYKVGKELGAVWENQTVKLSLTGNLAQFEARAVIVSAEIGQFSPVDLAFAWTRNENVPVILGQVNFFLEFDVCFFASEMFFEISQNKPK, encoded by the coding sequence ATGAGAAGTAAAACACAACGGTTTCCTTTTTCTGAAACACAGGCAAGAGGCAGTCTGCCGTATTTGCCGCTGAAACTGAACTATCAGAATAATTCAGCAGATTTGATTGGAATTTTGGATACAGGTGCAAGTGTCAGTGTATTGCCGTACAAAGTTGGAAAAGAACTCGGTGCTGTATGGGAAAATCAGACAGTGAAACTGAGTCTGACAGGGAATTTGGCTCAGTTTGAAGCACGTGCAGTCATTGTCTCTGCTGAAATCGGTCAGTTTTCCCCCGTTGATTTGGCATTTGCATGGACACGGAATGAAAATGTTCCCGTAATTCTGGGACAGGTGAATTTCTTTTTGGAATTTGATGTCTGCTTCTTTGCTTCTGAAATGTTTTTTGAAATAAGCCAAAATAAGCCAAAATAA
- a CDS encoding type III restriction-modification system endonuclease gives MKLIFKQQPYQTDAAMSAVRCFEGQSKGFRKEVIGRTKLFTEEIFSNKKLEITEIDILKNVQTLQKEQGLKTINKLDGLNFTIEMETGTGKTYVYTKTMYELNKHYGWNKFIIMVPSVAIREGVHKSFQITAEHFQEIYGKKIRFSIYNTKNKSNLINIKSFADTSNIEVIIMNYQAFATTSKESRKIYQKLDSLQSERPIDIIKRACPVLIIDEPQRFGNKAEKIFTDREFNQLFTLRYSATHKKDFNKIYRLDAIDAYNQKLVKKIGVKGIEVVGNSGTNSYLFLDRIQIYTNKFPVAYIELEVKQANGIHKKIRQIKEKDDLYVFSNELKQYKRFVVKEINGLTSTVSFTNGVTLSVGQAAGDVNEEHVRRIQIRETIKSHIEKERIMFQKGIKVLSLFFIDEVVKYRDYSSPGHKGIYARVFEDEYRQAISGLSLFEPEYNDYLNKHSAEDIHKGYFSIDKKGKFVDSKEKRGQVGSDDENAYDLIMKNKEKLLDLKEPTRFIFSHSALREGWDNPNVFQICTLKHSQSEISKRQEIGRGLRICVNSQGGRMDASVLDSDFFDVNKLTVVASESYDSFAKALQNEIVESLSERPVTLTTEVLNNRVIQNEKGGKFVFDSQTSMDLIIDMKIKGYLDADYHITETLIKDVENKIFEVPEKLKDFETCVAELMTGIYTTANFKAAENENANNINEPILKPNDNFAKKEFQDLWKKIKVKTVYEVDFESTELVEKCVKAIDANLTVKKILINITSGEQQDKIDEAALKSGESMKKEKSVTERTESLLGSLKYDLVAEIAKETNLTRKTIVKILQSLSQDTFHNFRVNPESFIQGVANIINNEKAATLINNIVYSKTDKTYDDSIFTINNFKGSLTKNILEVKKHVHKYVKTDSDIERKFASDLECEEVLVYAKLPGGPNGFKIPTPLGSYNPDWAIVFNTDKFKYVYFIAETKGNMETLQLKEIEQKKISYARKHFEALGHADIKYDVIDSYQALRDKIMN, from the coding sequence ATGAAACTGATATTCAAACAACAGCCCTACCAGACCGATGCCGCCATGTCCGCTGTCCGTTGTTTTGAAGGACAGAGCAAGGGATTCAGAAAAGAAGTTATTGGCAGGACAAAACTTTTTACGGAAGAGATTTTTTCCAACAAAAAGCTGGAAATTACAGAAATTGATATTTTAAAAAATGTCCAGACCCTGCAAAAAGAACAAGGCTTAAAAACAATAAACAAACTGGACGGGCTCAATTTCACCATTGAGATGGAAACAGGAACCGGCAAAACCTATGTTTATACCAAAACCATGTACGAACTCAACAAGCATTACGGCTGGAACAAGTTTATCATCATGGTGCCTTCAGTGGCGATCCGTGAAGGCGTGCATAAATCATTTCAAATTACAGCCGAGCATTTTCAGGAAATTTATGGTAAAAAAATCCGGTTTTCGATTTACAACACCAAGAATAAATCCAACCTGATCAACATCAAGAGCTTTGCCGACACTTCCAATATTGAAGTGATCATCATGAACTATCAGGCATTTGCTACCACCAGTAAGGAATCCAGAAAGATTTATCAAAAGCTGGACAGCCTGCAAAGTGAGCGGCCTATTGATATTATAAAAAGAGCCTGTCCGGTTCTGATTATTGATGAACCACAACGCTTTGGCAATAAAGCCGAAAAGATTTTTACCGACAGGGAGTTTAATCAGCTTTTTACACTTCGTTACTCTGCTACCCATAAAAAAGACTTCAACAAAATCTACCGTCTGGATGCCATTGATGCCTATAACCAGAAACTGGTGAAAAAAATTGGTGTTAAAGGAATTGAAGTTGTCGGCAACAGCGGAACCAACAGCTACCTGTTTCTGGATAGAATTCAAATATACACCAATAAATTTCCTGTGGCTTATATTGAGCTTGAGGTAAAACAGGCAAATGGAATCCATAAGAAAATCAGGCAGATTAAAGAGAAAGATGATCTCTATGTTTTCTCCAATGAACTCAAGCAGTACAAAAGGTTTGTGGTAAAAGAGATCAACGGTCTCACCAGCACTGTCTCATTTACCAACGGAGTTACCCTGTCGGTCGGGCAGGCTGCCGGAGATGTGAACGAGGAGCATGTGCGCCGTATTCAAATCCGTGAAACCATCAAATCTCATATAGAAAAAGAAAGGATCATGTTTCAAAAGGGCATAAAAGTATTATCCCTTTTCTTTATAGATGAAGTGGTAAAATACCGTGATTACAGCAGTCCCGGCCATAAAGGTATTTACGCCAGGGTTTTTGAGGATGAATACCGGCAGGCAATAAGCGGGCTGAGTCTTTTTGAACCAGAGTACAACGATTATCTGAATAAACATTCTGCCGAAGATATTCACAAAGGATACTTCTCCATTGATAAAAAAGGAAAGTTTGTAGATTCCAAAGAAAAGCGCGGACAAGTTGGCAGTGATGATGAAAATGCCTATGACCTGATCATGAAGAACAAGGAAAAACTTCTTGATTTAAAAGAACCGACTCGTTTTATTTTCTCCCACTCTGCCCTTCGTGAAGGCTGGGATAATCCCAATGTATTTCAGATTTGCACCTTAAAGCACAGCCAGTCGGAAATCAGTAAACGGCAGGAAATTGGCCGTGGTCTGCGTATCTGCGTAAATTCTCAGGGCGGGCGAATGGATGCATCGGTATTGGATAGCGATTTCTTTGATGTGAACAAACTTACCGTAGTTGCCAGTGAATCCTATGATTCCTTTGCCAAAGCATTGCAGAATGAGATTGTCGAATCACTTTCGGAACGGCCGGTTACCCTTACTACTGAAGTATTAAACAACCGGGTTATTCAAAATGAAAAGGGCGGGAAGTTTGTCTTTGACAGCCAGACCTCTATGGATCTGATTATTGACATGAAAATAAAGGGCTATCTGGATGCGGATTACCATATCACTGAAACCCTTATCAAAGATGTTGAAAACAAAATCTTTGAAGTACCTGAAAAACTGAAAGACTTTGAGACTTGCGTTGCGGAACTCATGACCGGCATATATACAACCGCAAACTTTAAAGCGGCAGAAAATGAAAATGCCAATAATATCAATGAACCGATACTTAAACCCAACGATAACTTTGCCAAAAAAGAATTTCAGGATTTATGGAAGAAGATTAAGGTCAAAACAGTTTATGAGGTTGATTTTGAAAGCACAGAGCTTGTAGAAAAATGCGTTAAAGCAATTGATGCCAATCTAACCGTTAAAAAGATATTGATAAATATTACATCCGGTGAACAGCAAGACAAAATTGATGAGGCGGCACTCAAGTCCGGCGAAAGTATGAAAAAAGAAAAGAGTGTTACTGAAAGAACTGAATCCCTGCTGGGTTCACTGAAGTATGATCTTGTAGCGGAAATTGCCAAAGAAACCAATTTGACCCGAAAAACAATAGTGAAAATATTGCAGAGCTTGAGCCAGGATACCTTTCATAACTTCAGGGTAAATCCGGAAAGCTTTATTCAGGGTGTCGCCAATATCATCAATAATGAAAAAGCAGCAACCCTTATCAACAATATTGTTTACTCAAAAACAGATAAGACTTATGATGACAGCATTTTCACCATAAACAACTTTAAGGGATCACTCACAAAGAATATTTTGGAAGTTAAGAAACATGTTCACAAATATGTAAAAACAGATTCAGATATTGAAAGAAAATTTGCATCTGACCTTGAGTGCGAAGAAGTGCTTGTCTATGCAAAACTACCCGGCGGGCCAAATGGATTTAAAATACCAACCCCTCTGGGCAGCTATAATCCCGACTGGGCAATAGTTTTTAATACCGACAAATTCAAATATGTCTATTTCATAGCAGAAACCAAGGGAAACATGGAAACCTTGCAGCTAAAAGAAATAGAGCAAAAAAAAATCAGTTACGCCAGGAAGCATTTTGAAGCATTAGGGCATGCAGATATTAAATATGATGTGATTGATTCGTATCAGGCATTGAGAGACAAAATAATGAATTAA
- a CDS encoding virulence RhuM family protein, translating into MKNEKKNSNELQVFDNFVVFKTAQGKVNIEVFFFEETIWLTQKKIAELFEKGRSTITEHLSNIFKDGELEEKSVCRNFRHTADDGKTYTSKFYNLQAITAVGFKVNSHRAIEFRKWANQILHEYIIKGFAMDDERLKQIKHFGEDYFEEMLERIREIRLSERRIYQKITDIYALSADYDSRSEITQQFFATVQNKLHWAITGKTAAEIIYTEADAKKVFMGLKTWKQAPTGKISKSDVAIAKNYLNEEHLNLLERIVTSYLDLAESRARNRKVMNMKDWDAFLVQFLELADYSLLTDAGKISMLEAKIKAESEFEKYRPVQDRLFESDFDREIKKLLEAKE; encoded by the coding sequence ATGAAGAATGAAAAAAAGAATTCAAATGAACTGCAAGTTTTTGATAACTTTGTTGTTTTTAAAACTGCTCAAGGCAAAGTCAATATTGAAGTTTTTTTCTTTGAAGAAACAATTTGGCTGACTCAAAAAAAAATAGCCGAACTTTTTGAAAAAGGACGTTCAACGATTACAGAGCATCTTTCAAATATTTTTAAAGATGGTGAGCTGGAAGAAAAATCAGTATGTCGGAATTTCCGACATACTGCCGACGATGGCAAAACATATACTTCCAAGTTTTATAATTTACAGGCAATTACGGCTGTTGGATTCAAAGTCAATTCTCATCGGGCAATAGAGTTTAGAAAATGGGCAAATCAGATATTGCATGAATATATCATCAAAGGCTTTGCCATGGATGATGAACGATTAAAGCAGATTAAACATTTTGGCGAAGATTATTTTGAAGAAATGCTTGAACGAATTCGAGAAATTCGTTTGAGCGAACGACGAATCTATCAGAAAATTACAGATATATACGCGCTTTCAGCAGATTATGACAGCAGGTCTGAAATTACCCAGCAGTTTTTTGCAACCGTTCAAAACAAACTTCATTGGGCAATAACCGGAAAAACAGCAGCAGAAATCATTTACACTGAAGCTGATGCCAAGAAAGTTTTTATGGGATTAAAAACATGGAAACAAGCTCCCACTGGAAAAATATCAAAAAGTGATGTTGCTATTGCCAAAAATTATCTCAATGAAGAACATCTCAACTTGCTTGAGAGAATTGTAACTTCCTATCTGGATTTGGCTGAAAGCAGAGCAAGAAACAGGAAAGTAATGAACATGAAAGATTGGGATGCCTTTCTGGTTCAATTTCTTGAATTAGCAGATTATTCTTTGTTAACCGACGCAGGAAAAATATCTATGCTTGAAGCTAAAATAAAAGCTGAAAGTGAATTTGAAAAATACCGTCCTGTACAAGACCGGCTTTTTGAATCAGATTTTGACCGGGAAATAAAAAAACTGCTGGAGGCAAAAGAATGA